The sequence ATCTTGGACTTAAACAAATTGATGACCACCATTATGAAGTAAATTTAATTGCTTCGGCATTTAACTACAATTTTGGTACAGATGAAAATGGTACTTCTGTTAAAGAAATTCGAATTCCAGTAGGTTCAACCGTTCGCTTTACCGGGACTACAACTGATGTTATTCATGGATTTGAAGTGGCTGGCACGAATGTCAATATGATGTTGGAGCCTGGGTATATCAGTTCATTGGAAGTTACATTAGACAATCCTGGTACATATACCGTTGTTTGTAATGAATACTGTGGATTAGGTCATCACATGATGTACGGGAAAGTAGAGGTGTATGAAGAATGAGTTTAGGACTTCATGATTTTAGTAAAAAAGAAAGTAGACTTGTTTTAGCATTTATGTGGGTGGCCTTTGCCTCTTTATTAATT is a genomic window of Bacillaceae bacterium S4-13-56 containing:
- a CDS encoding cytochrome c oxidase subunit II → MHLHKYEKIWLYIGGGSLVIFLLLLGITAFIKGTEPPSHMETIDPKNVQAHETFQDENLGLKQIDDHHYEVNLIASAFNYNFGTDENGTSVKEIRIPVGSTVRFTGTTTDVIHGFEVAGTNVNMMLEPGYISSLEVTLDNPGTYTVVCNEYCGLGHHMMYGKVEVYEE